In the genome of Treponema pedis, one region contains:
- the yedE gene encoding YedE family putative selenium transporter — MKKHLTVIVTGAVIGVAALALVKFGNPANMGFCIACFLRDIAGALKLHNAAAVQYMRPEVIALVLGAFVIAFVKKEFKPRGGSAVFTRFTLGFFVMIGALMFLGCPLRMFLRLGAGDINAIFGLIGFVAGIFIGVVFLNKNFSLSRAYNQSKQEGVMPIIVILSFFILLIAFPSVLIFSEKGPGAMHAPVFISLGIGLVVGALAQRSRMCTVGGIRDAIMLKDFHLLWGSIAVAVTVLIGSLILGTFKFGMAEQPIAHTDGLWNALGMLLVGWASVLLGGCPLRQLILTGEGNTDSAITVAGLMTGAAFAHNFALASSGKGPTVPGMIAVIIGLTVTAFISVYYSVKNK, encoded by the coding sequence ATGAAAAAACATCTTACGGTTATTGTAACGGGTGCGGTAATAGGTGTTGCCGCTCTCGCATTGGTTAAATTCGGAAACCCTGCAAATATGGGTTTTTGTATTGCGTGTTTTTTGCGCGATATTGCAGGAGCATTAAAACTGCATAATGCCGCCGCAGTACAGTATATGCGGCCTGAAGTAATCGCTCTTGTACTCGGAGCCTTTGTAATTGCTTTTGTAAAAAAAGAATTTAAACCGCGCGGAGGTTCGGCCGTTTTTACCCGTTTTACACTCGGCTTTTTCGTAATGATAGGAGCCTTAATGTTCTTGGGGTGCCCTTTAAGAATGTTTTTACGTTTGGGAGCGGGCGATATAAATGCAATTTTCGGCCTTATAGGTTTTGTTGCAGGAATTTTTATCGGTGTTGTTTTCTTAAATAAGAATTTTTCTTTAAGCCGCGCTTACAATCAGTCCAAGCAGGAAGGCGTAATGCCGATTATTGTAATTCTTTCCTTCTTTATTTTATTGATTGCATTTCCGTCGGTGCTCATCTTCAGCGAAAAAGGGCCGGGAGCAATGCATGCACCCGTTTTTATTTCTCTCGGTATAGGTCTTGTTGTAGGAGCTTTAGCTCAACGCAGCAGAATGTGTACGGTAGGCGGAATAAGAGACGCAATTATGTTAAAAGATTTTCATCTTTTATGGGGAAGCATTGCAGTTGCGGTAACTGTACTTATAGGCTCCTTAATTTTAGGAACATTTAAATTCGGTATGGCGGAACAACCCATTGCTCACACCGACGGACTTTGGAATGCTTTGGGAATGCTCCTTGTAGGTTGGGCAAGCGTATTGCTCGGAGGCTGTCCCTTACGCCAGCTTATTTTAACGGGCGAGGGCAATACCGATTCCGCAATAACCGTAGCGGGGCTTATGACGGGGGCGGCATTTGCGCACAACTTTGCTCTTGCCTCATCGGGGAAAGGGCCGACAGTTCCCGGAATGATTGCCGTAATAATAGGTTTAACGGTAACGGCATTTATAAGCGTTTATTATTCGGTAAAGAATAAGTAA
- a CDS encoding TDT family transporter, translating to MKFLKEYPIPIAGLILSLFTLGNLLQSYSQTLRLIIGVIGFIFYVIYVAKLLFENKTLKEEFKNPVIASVFLTFTMATMLLAVYVKPFSSTVSYVVWYIGVVGHGFLILWFSAEFLLKFSIKKVFPSWYIVYVGIAVASVTAPAVQQLQAGKICFWIAFVGYFCILPLVCCRVWKIKEIPEAAQPTLIILSAPASLLLAGYMNSFEQKNTIIVYLLLFFSVTFYVIALYHLPKLLKLKFTPGYSAFTFPLVISALATKLTGGYFKQKGIDFTILIKIEELIAFLIVGWVLVCYLVFLFKPDKKPEN from the coding sequence ATGAAGTTTTTAAAGGAATATCCCATACCTATTGCAGGCTTAATTTTATCGCTTTTTACATTGGGGAATCTTTTACAGTCATACAGTCAAACTTTGCGGCTTATTATAGGTGTCATAGGATTTATCTTTTATGTGATTTATGTCGCGAAATTACTTTTTGAAAATAAAACTTTAAAAGAAGAATTTAAAAACCCTGTAATTGCAAGCGTTTTTTTAACTTTTACAATGGCAACGATGTTATTGGCTGTATATGTAAAACCGTTTTCAAGTACGGTAAGCTATGTAGTATGGTATATAGGAGTGGTAGGGCATGGCTTTTTAATCTTATGGTTTAGTGCCGAATTTTTACTTAAGTTTTCAATCAAAAAAGTTTTTCCTTCATGGTATATCGTATATGTAGGTATCGCCGTTGCAAGTGTTACGGCCCCTGCCGTGCAGCAATTACAAGCGGGAAAAATCTGTTTTTGGATTGCTTTTGTAGGTTATTTTTGTATTCTTCCGCTGGTGTGTTGTAGGGTATGGAAGATAAAAGAAATACCGGAGGCGGCGCAACCTACGCTGATTATTTTATCGGCTCCCGCATCTCTTCTTCTTGCAGGATATATGAATAGCTTTGAACAAAAAAATACGATTATAGTATATTTATTGCTATTTTTTTCCGTTACTTTTTATGTAATTGCATTATACCATTTGCCTAAACTTTTAAAGCTGAAATTTACACCCGGATATTCTGCATTTACGTTTCCGTTGGTTATAAGCGCGTTGGCAACGAAATTGACCGGCGGATACTTTAAACAAAAGGGTATCGATTTTACAATTTTAATAAAAATTGAAGAACTTATCGCTTTTTTGATTGTCGGTTGGGTTTTAGTATGCTACTTGGTATTTTTATTTAAACCGGATAAAAAACCCGAAAATTAA
- a CDS encoding C-GCAxxG-C-C family protein yields MKTKNEYLQEIKNTAEEYFRSGTFFCSEAVVQTINDALGKPYSDDIVKMASSFPIGLGKAQCLCGAVSGGEMALGIVYGRVKGEPMNPKMFEYAKGLHDFIKEKYKATCCRVITRQWAGDNFMSKERKEHCIRITGEVAEWVANVLIEDGKLKTA; encoded by the coding sequence ATGAAAACAAAGAATGAGTATTTACAGGAGATTAAAAACACCGCTGAAGAATATTTTAGAAGCGGAACCTTTTTTTGCTCCGAAGCTGTTGTCCAAACTATAAATGATGCTTTGGGAAAGCCCTATAGTGATGACATTGTGAAAATGGCATCAAGTTTTCCGATAGGACTTGGAAAAGCTCAATGCTTATGCGGCGCGGTTTCAGGCGGAGAGATGGCATTAGGGATTGTTTATGGACGCGTAAAAGGCGAACCTATGAATCCTAAAATGTTTGAATATGCCAAAGGTTTACATGACTTTATAAAAGAAAAATACAAAGCAACTTGCTGTAGAGTTATTACTAGACAATGGGCAGGCGATAACTTTATGTCTAAAGAACGTAAAGAGCATTGCATAAGAATAACCGGTGAAGTTGCAGAATGGGTTGCAAATGTATTAATCGAAGACGGTAAATTGAAAACTGCATAA
- a CDS encoding sulfurtransferase TusA family protein, with amino-acid sequence MAEIIVDTRGLSCPEPVVRTKKAFEKHSAFDVLVDNETSKENVIRFCEKMKAVTKLFAVDDGWKIEVSK; translated from the coding sequence ATGGCGGAAATTATTGTTGATACGCGCGGGCTTTCCTGCCCCGAACCTGTTGTACGTACAAAAAAAGCATTTGAAAAGCACAGTGCTTTTGATGTTCTCGTTGATAATGAAACTTCAAAAGAAAATGTAATACGCTTTTGTGAAAAAATGAAGGCCGTTACAAAACTTTTTGCCGTCGATGACGGGTGGAAAATTGAAGTTTCAAAATGA
- a CDS encoding DUF3343 domain-containing protein — protein MNNEYLITFHTHFQALTCMRILEKNGLVKNGSVVIKLIPVPREVSSSCGTAVRLNLKKDIEFDKNYFNEIERDEFFKLGEGGKYIPV, from the coding sequence ATGAATAACGAATACTTAATTACCTTTCATACGCATTTTCAGGCTCTTACCTGTATGCGTATCCTTGAAAAAAACGGGCTTGTAAAAAACGGCTCTGTTGTAATTAAGTTAATTCCCGTGCCGCGAGAAGTAAGTTCAAGCTGCGGCACGGCGGTTAGGCTTAATTTAAAAAAGGATATTGAGTTCGATAAAAATTATTTTAATGAAATCGAACGGGACGAATTTTTTAAACTCGGTGAAGGCGGAAAATACATTCCGGTTTAA
- the selD gene encoding selenide, water dikinase SelD, producing MSCNLTDKNFSLIKSSSHSGUGAKLSAGALDGLLKNIPVHFDSKLLVGFDTSDDAAVYKINNKTALIFTADFFPAIADEPYIFGQIAAANALSDIYAMGGTPKLALNLLCISEKMPESIIKEILKGGAEKVFEAGAIIAGGHTIYDEVPKYGLAVTGFVRPDKILKNSGAKEGDVLILTKPIGSGILTTASKAEMLDFEELQRVYKTMAFLNAAACRVMVKYEVNACTDITGFGLLGHIYEMGKASGVGIEILYKNVPLFDSVIENAEMGFVPAGAYSNKNFIGDNIEFIETPRAYQDALFDPQTSGGLLISVPEYCAQKLYEELCKNLQDSVCGKPAIIGYVVKRKEKILTVR from the coding sequence ATGAGCTGTAATCTTACGGATAAAAATTTCAGTTTAATTAAATCCTCATCGCATTCCGGCTGAGGAGCGAAACTGAGTGCGGGCGCTCTTGACGGTTTATTAAAAAATATTCCCGTTCATTTTGATTCAAAACTTCTTGTAGGTTTTGATACGTCGGACGATGCTGCGGTTTATAAAATAAATAATAAAACGGCTTTAATTTTTACGGCCGATTTTTTCCCCGCCATTGCCGATGAGCCGTATATATTCGGACAAATTGCGGCGGCAAATGCTTTAAGCGATATTTATGCAATGGGCGGCACGCCGAAACTTGCGTTAAACCTTTTGTGCATTTCGGAAAAAATGCCTGAAAGTATTATAAAAGAAATTCTTAAAGGCGGTGCCGAAAAAGTTTTTGAAGCCGGAGCGATTATTGCAGGAGGTCATACAATTTATGATGAAGTGCCGAAATACGGTTTAGCCGTAACAGGATTTGTTCGGCCGGATAAAATTTTAAAAAATTCCGGAGCAAAAGAAGGCGATGTTCTAATTTTAACAAAGCCCATAGGTTCAGGAATTTTAACCACCGCTTCAAAAGCTGAAATGCTGGATTTTGAAGAATTACAAAGGGTTTATAAAACAATGGCTTTTTTAAATGCGGCTGCGTGCCGCGTAATGGTAAAATATGAGGTTAATGCCTGTACCGATATTACAGGTTTCGGACTTTTAGGTCATATTTACGAAATGGGAAAGGCTTCAGGTGTCGGTATTGAAATTTTATATAAAAACGTTCCGCTATTTGACTCGGTAATAGAAAATGCGGAAATGGGTTTTGTTCCTGCGGGAGCATATTCAAATAAAAACTTTATAGGTGATAACATTGAATTTATCGAAACTCCGCGCGCATATCAGGACGCATTGTTCGATCCTCAAACCTCGGGAGGCCTTTTAATTTCGGTGCCGGAATATTGCGCGCAAAAATTATATGAAGAGCTTTGTAAAAATTTACAAGACTCCGTTTGCGGTAAACCTGCAATTATAGGATATGTTGTAAAACGAAAAGAAAAAATATTAACGGTAAGATAA
- a CDS encoding ABC transporter substrate-binding protein, which translates to MKTRFLSLMMLIILLAATACSKNEQTNSTVSAETIKMSISDVDLNDPNIDEMWKKEPRYGTPIQFAFNGGLCTSALGVNLVHGFFAKQGLTGEIKNMPSPFDALGTGKVDVMATHISESVVPAINGINMVFTSGVNTGCKTLFVLKDSAIKNTKDLEGQNVAIHDAIGGSDHNIILRFLARDSVDYSKVKFKNVETLTTIEAMKRGEIQASIFSDQFAQQFIDNGTLRAIRSITFDDDFKIEPCCILILNKDFVEQNPITAAKITKAHKEASYWMEENKKEAAEIISANNWGSVNPEVNQYFLETYNLKISDEATEKTLIDVINAYKTFGLIKKDADTTELLNKIWKPMRKN; encoded by the coding sequence ATGAAAACAAGATTTTTAAGTCTAATGATGCTAATCATTCTTTTAGCAGCAACTGCATGTTCAAAAAACGAACAAACAAATTCTACCGTTTCAGCGGAAACGATAAAGATGAGTATTTCCGATGTGGATTTGAACGACCCGAACATTGATGAAATGTGGAAAAAAGAACCGCGCTACGGAACGCCTATACAGTTTGCCTTTAACGGCGGTTTGTGCACGTCGGCATTGGGAGTAAATTTGGTACACGGTTTTTTTGCAAAACAAGGATTAACCGGGGAAATAAAAAATATGCCGAGCCCCTTTGATGCTTTAGGTACGGGAAAAGTAGACGTTATGGCTACTCACATTTCGGAATCCGTTGTACCTGCAATTAACGGAATCAATATGGTATTTACAAGCGGTGTAAACACGGGGTGTAAAACTCTTTTTGTATTAAAAGATTCTGCAATTAAAAATACAAAAGACTTGGAAGGACAAAATGTCGCAATTCACGATGCAATCGGAGGTTCGGATCATAATATAATTTTACGGTTTTTAGCCCGTGATAGTGTGGATTATTCAAAAGTAAAATTCAAAAATGTTGAAACTCTAACGACTATTGAAGCAATGAAGCGTGGTGAAATTCAAGCATCGATTTTCAGTGACCAGTTTGCACAGCAATTTATTGATAACGGTACATTGCGTGCCATTAGATCGATAACCTTCGATGACGATTTTAAAATCGAACCTTGCTGTATTTTAATTTTAAATAAAGATTTTGTAGAACAAAATCCGATTACGGCAGCAAAAATTACAAAGGCGCATAAAGAAGCAAGTTATTGGATGGAAGAAAACAAAAAAGAAGCTGCCGAAATTATTTCCGCAAATAATTGGGGTTCCGTAAATCCGGAAGTTAATCAATATTTTTTGGAAACATATAATCTGAAAATTTCAGATGAGGCAACCGAAAAAACTTTAATTGACGTTATAAATGCTTATAAAACTTTCGGTTTGATTAAAAAAGATGCCGATACAACGGAGCTTTTAAATAAAATTTGGAAACCGATGAGAAAAAATTAA
- a CDS encoding DUF4418 family protein, giving the protein MVIEKMQIKRNIIALFITGLGIVLSLIPFVFAPVCPMTKNGMYMTCRYSGLLVMYIGTAIAVTGIIEIFIKNKIILIVLNLITASSSLAVHLIPHKVVKISFGINKDGFPRFFGICGSPSMECVKHNTFIITSIIALIILLLSAGNIVYLLIKKNYGKKL; this is encoded by the coding sequence TTGGTAATAGAGAAAATGCAAATAAAAAGAAATATCATTGCTTTATTTATAACGGGTTTAGGAATAGTATTGTCGTTAATACCGTTTGTATTTGCGCCGGTATGCCCTATGACAAAAAACGGAATGTATATGACGTGCCGTTACAGCGGACTGTTGGTAATGTATATCGGTACGGCAATTGCCGTTACCGGCATTATAGAAATTTTTATAAAAAATAAAATTATTTTAATCGTATTAAATTTAATAACCGCAAGCTCATCTCTTGCAGTACATTTAATTCCGCATAAGGTTGTTAAAATTTCTTTCGGTATAAATAAAGACGGCTTCCCCAGATTTTTCGGAATTTGCGGCAGCCCTTCTATGGAATGCGTTAAACATAACACATTTATAATTACCTCAATTATTGCTTTAATAATTTTACTCCTTTCAGCAGGTAATATCGTATATTTACTCATTAAGAAAAATTATGGGAAAAAATTATGA
- a CDS encoding ABC transporter permease: protein MKKPNNLTQEQLHEIERRSKTKAGKLLDTVILLLPSLILSVSLWEYYYLPNFAGKTSTNIYGFFLGIQLCVFFILAVCSFFIKKLYYKIRAAAPFASFVYLLLTVYDYAALKTDAVPLPYFPWIDHIFNAMLEDRAYLWDCIKNSLKLLFTGYFYGVIIGLITGIACGYSRFINYWISPFMKLLGAIPSLTWIPVIMVWSQTLFQGAVIVLAFGVWYSVTMASYIGIKNIDKSYYEAAKTLGATEHQLILKVAIPSALPHIFQGLLLGMSSACLALLAAEMMGVESGLGWYISWQRGWAKFSNMYGAIIIICIIFVVVNFTLNYLKKKVLKWQEGVIQ from the coding sequence ATGAAAAAACCGAATAATTTGACACAAGAACAGCTACATGAAATTGAACGACGGTCTAAAACAAAAGCGGGGAAATTATTGGATACCGTTATTTTACTTTTACCTTCACTCATTTTATCGGTATCTCTTTGGGAATATTATTATCTTCCTAATTTTGCCGGAAAGACGAGCACAAACATATACGGATTCTTTTTAGGAATTCAATTATGTGTTTTTTTTATTCTTGCGGTTTGTTCGTTTTTTATAAAAAAATTATATTACAAAATAAGAGCGGCAGCCCCATTTGCATCTTTTGTATATTTACTTTTAACCGTTTATGATTATGCAGCGTTAAAAACCGATGCGGTTCCGTTGCCTTACTTTCCATGGATTGACCATATTTTTAATGCTATGCTTGAAGATAGGGCTTATCTTTGGGACTGCATAAAAAATTCTTTAAAACTCTTATTTACGGGATATTTTTACGGAGTTATAATAGGATTAATAACCGGCATTGCATGCGGTTACAGCAGATTTATAAATTATTGGATTTCCCCTTTTATGAAACTGTTAGGAGCAATTCCTTCGCTTACTTGGATTCCGGTTATAATGGTTTGGTCGCAAACCCTTTTTCAAGGAGCCGTAATCGTTCTTGCCTTCGGTGTATGGTATTCCGTTACAATGGCAAGTTATATCGGTATAAAAAACATCGACAAATCCTATTATGAAGCGGCAAAAACTCTCGGGGCTACGGAGCATCAATTGATTTTAAAAGTTGCAATACCTTCCGCACTTCCGCATATCTTTCAAGGTCTTTTACTCGGAATGTCTTCCGCATGTCTTGCTCTTTTAGCCGCCGAAATGATGGGGGTTGAATCGGGGTTAGGCTGGTACATTTCTTGGCAGCGCGGCTGGGCAAAATTTTCAAATATGTACGGAGCCATAATTATAATTTGTATAATTTTCGTTGTTGTAAATTTTACGTTAAATTATCTTAAGAAAAAAGTTTTAAAATGGCAGGAGGGAGTAATACAATGA
- a CDS encoding ABC transporter ATP-binding protein, with translation MSKSELVLKNISKIFPSRNNKGTTEALHNINLKIESGEFVCIVGPSGCGKSTMLRLVAGLVPITQGEITLNGKKIEGTSINRGMVFQKHALFPWLTLRQNVEFAFKLKGNVKEKKEEVDKFIDMIGMKEFETFYPHQLSGGMAQRVALIRTMITKPEVFLLDEPLGALDAFTRMNIQHELLEMYGTNKNMMFMLVTHDVDEAIYLGTRVIVMAPRPGIIKDDVKIDMDYPRNRNNDKFIEYRKHILEVLEYAD, from the coding sequence ATGAGCAAATCGGAGTTAGTATTAAAAAATATTTCTAAAATTTTTCCAAGCAGAAATAATAAGGGTACGACGGAAGCTTTGCACAATATAAATTTAAAAATTGAATCCGGAGAATTCGTCTGTATAGTAGGACCTTCCGGCTGCGGAAAATCTACAATGCTTAGACTTGTTGCAGGGCTTGTTCCGATTACACAAGGAGAAATTACTCTTAACGGAAAAAAAATAGAAGGAACAAGCATCAATCGCGGTATGGTTTTTCAAAAACACGCTCTTTTCCCGTGGCTGACTCTTAGACAAAACGTCGAGTTTGCATTTAAATTAAAAGGTAATGTAAAAGAAAAAAAAGAAGAAGTAGATAAATTCATCGATATGATTGGAATGAAAGAGTTTGAAACTTTTTACCCGCATCAGCTTTCAGGAGGAATGGCTCAGCGCGTTGCACTAATCAGAACAATGATTACAAAACCTGAAGTGTTTTTACTTGATGAACCGTTAGGAGCATTGGATGCTTTTACAAGAATGAATATTCAGCATGAACTTTTGGAAATGTACGGAACAAATAAGAATATGATGTTTATGCTTGTTACCCACGATGTAGATGAGGCTATTTATCTCGGTACACGTGTAATAGTAATGGCTCCGCGTCCTGGCATAATTAAAGACGATGTAAAAATCGATATGGACTATCCCAGGAACCGTAACAATGATAAATTTATAGAATATCGTAAACATATTTTAGAAGTATTGGAATACGCGGACTAA
- a CDS encoding ABC transporter permease, translated as MNKKIDTFFLVKANISKKPIRSILLITITSIFIVFLFCGSVFLSGFSKGLSSLSDRLGADIILVPDGYKTKFESIILKGEPSEFYLPEEAFDKIKQIEGIESITYQLYIATLQASCCSFPVQIIGIDYKTDFLIKPWLRKNLSKNLNDNEAVVGSGVEGEPGAIIKFFDKELSVKGKLSQTGTGFDFAVFVNLDTALKLAKKAEAVKIIKPVSENKISVILLKVKNGYNPVDVSNSIIRQYPNYNLFPIFGKKLIGQISDNLKTLSKYIYGSIGVIWILSALLLAVVFSAIINERKKELSILRILGASKQHLLNIICFEAFLIGLYGVITGLIFSLIITLSTVPLIQKNLNFPFLTPNIFLLIFIALFSGIIGTASICFSGFLSSKKIAENEAYLTMRETE; from the coding sequence ATGAATAAAAAAATTGATACGTTTTTTTTAGTTAAAGCGAACATAAGTAAAAAACCTATTAGAAGTATATTGCTTATTACAATAACTTCAATATTTATTGTATTTTTATTTTGCGGAAGCGTTTTTTTGTCAGGCTTTTCTAAGGGATTAAGCAGTCTATCCGACCGTTTGGGTGCTGATATAATTTTAGTTCCCGACGGATATAAAACTAAATTTGAAAGTATTATATTAAAAGGAGAGCCTTCGGAATTTTATTTACCCGAAGAAGCATTTGATAAAATAAAACAAATTGAAGGGATAGAAAGTATAACATATCAACTTTATATTGCAACTCTTCAGGCATCTTGTTGTTCGTTCCCTGTACAAATAATCGGAATAGACTATAAAACGGATTTTTTAATAAAACCGTGGCTTAGAAAAAATTTAAGTAAAAACCTAAATGATAACGAAGCTGTGGTAGGTTCCGGTGTTGAAGGAGAGCCGGGAGCAATAATAAAATTTTTCGATAAAGAACTTTCCGTAAAAGGTAAACTCAGCCAAACAGGAACGGGTTTTGATTTTGCGGTATTTGTTAATTTAGATACCGCTTTAAAATTAGCAAAGAAAGCGGAGGCTGTTAAAATTATTAAACCCGTTTCCGAAAATAAAATTTCAGTTATTCTCCTAAAAGTTAAAAACGGATATAATCCGGTTGATGTTTCCAATTCGATAATCAGACAATACCCTAACTATAATCTCTTTCCTATATTCGGTAAAAAACTGATAGGTCAAATATCCGATAATTTAAAAACATTGTCTAAATACATATACGGTTCTATCGGTGTAATATGGATATTATCGGCATTATTACTTGCTGTAGTTTTTTCCGCAATTATCAATGAGCGCAAAAAAGAATTAAGTATACTCAGAATATTAGGCGCTTCCAAACAACACTTACTTAATATAATATGTTTTGAAGCATTTTTAATCGGCTTATACGGTGTAATTACGGGATTAATATTCAGCCTGATAATTACATTAAGTACGGTTCCTTTAATACAAAAAAATTTAAATTTTCCGTTTTTAACTCCGAATATATTTTTGCTTATTTTTATAGCACTGTTTAGCGGTATTATCGGAACGGCATCCATTTGTTTTTCCGGTTTTCTTTCTTCAAAAAAAATAGCTGAAAATGAGGCTTATCTGACTATGAGGGAAACCGAATGA
- a CDS encoding ABC transporter ATP-binding protein, translated as MILKLEQLKKTYLRGKEFNAIDGVNLTVNKGEFISIIGKSGSGKTTLLNLISGVLIPSSGKIFIEGKEVSRLSDTEKSFLRNDIIGFIPQTSVTLSALTVIENICLPFYLNKRNGNVMERAEYLLNKFGIEHLKNVYPKELSGGELRRAAIARALVNSPKIILADEPTSDLDIENTKEVLKILQAINKENNTTIILVTHELLALKYSKNVYTMIDGKLIEGNALTDTENIYT; from the coding sequence ATGATTTTAAAACTTGAACAATTAAAAAAAACGTATTTACGCGGAAAAGAATTTAATGCAATTGACGGTGTAAATTTAACAGTAAACAAAGGAGAGTTTATAAGCATAATCGGTAAAAGCGGAAGCGGAAAAACTACATTGCTTAATTTAATTTCAGGTGTACTTATTCCTTCAAGCGGAAAAATTTTTATCGAAGGTAAAGAAGTCTCCCGTCTTTCCGATACGGAAAAATCTTTTTTACGTAACGATATAATAGGCTTTATTCCTCAAACTTCAGTAACTCTTTCTGCATTAACCGTTATCGAAAATATATGTTTGCCGTTTTATTTAAATAAGCGTAACGGAAATGTAATGGAGAGAGCGGAGTATTTATTGAATAAATTTGGTATTGAGCATTTAAAAAATGTGTATCCTAAAGAACTGTCCGGAGGAGAATTAAGAAGAGCTGCAATAGCACGGGCATTGGTTAATTCTCCTAAAATAATTTTAGCCGATGAACCTACCTCCGATTTGGATATAGAAAACACAAAAGAAGTTTTAAAAATTTTACAAGCAATAAATAAAGAAAATAATACGACAATAATTTTAGTAACGCATGAGTTACTTGCTTTAAAATATTCAAAAAACGTATACACGATGATTGACGGAAAATTAATTGAAGGCAACGCCTTAACGGATACGGAAAATATTTACACTTAA
- a CDS encoding double-cubane-cluster-containing anaerobic reductase yields MQTLPQNNGFKLPAAFEEFTEARREGFIKMKNLKESGKKVVGVFCTYTPLEIIYAAGLIPVSLCSSSNEAIKHSEADLPKNLCPLIKASYGVAVSDTCPYFYFADLIVGETTCDGKKKMYELMGKIKDTYVLHLPQNYTEGSSFTLWLNELNKFKNALEKKFNVTITDEDLRAAIRKGNEERINLKNFFELGKLIPAPLTGADMSAIYEGFGFSFDREKKNSDLKAKTQEIYERWEKELKGTKSKRPRILITGCPVLGVREKILKTIEKSGGDIVVYENCSGVREKMELIDESIEPMEAIAEKYLNISCSVMTPNPKRFEDLNTLIDEYKIDGVIEIVLQACHTFAIESTSVNKFVTEKKGKPYMYIESDYSMNDIGQVSTRVEAFLEML; encoded by the coding sequence ATGCAAACTTTACCGCAAAACAACGGATTTAAACTTCCCGCCGCCTTTGAAGAATTTACGGAAGCAAGGAGGGAAGGGTTTATTAAAATGAAAAACTTAAAAGAATCGGGCAAAAAAGTCGTCGGTGTTTTTTGTACATACACCCCGCTTGAAATTATTTATGCGGCAGGTCTTATTCCCGTATCTTTATGTTCTTCAAGTAACGAGGCGATTAAGCATTCGGAAGCGGACTTACCTAAAAATCTTTGTCCGTTAATTAAAGCAAGCTACGGAGTTGCCGTAAGCGATACGTGTCCTTATTTTTATTTTGCCGATTTAATTGTAGGTGAAACCACCTGCGACGGTAAGAAAAAAATGTATGAGCTAATGGGTAAAATAAAAGACACTTACGTTTTACATTTGCCGCAAAATTATACCGAAGGGTCTTCTTTTACACTTTGGTTAAATGAACTTAATAAATTTAAAAACGCGCTTGAAAAAAAATTTAATGTAACAATTACCGACGAGGATTTACGAGCGGCAATACGTAAAGGAAATGAAGAGCGCATTAATTTAAAGAATTTTTTTGAACTCGGCAAATTGATTCCGGCTCCTTTAACCGGAGCAGATATGAGTGCAATTTACGAAGGCTTCGGATTCAGTTTCGACCGTGAAAAAAAGAATTCGGACTTAAAAGCGAAAACACAAGAAATATATGAGCGTTGGGAAAAAGAATTAAAGGGGACAAAATCAAAACGCCCGCGAATCTTAATTACAGGCTGCCCTGTACTCGGTGTACGGGAAAAAATTTTAAAAACAATTGAAAAATCCGGGGGTGATATTGTAGTTTACGAAAATTGCAGCGGTGTGCGGGAAAAAATGGAATTGATAGATGAATCTATTGAGCCCATGGAAGCCATAGCCGAAAAATATTTAAATATTTCCTGTTCCGTAATGACACCAAACCCTAAACGTTTTGAAGATTTAAATACATTAATCGATGAATACAAAATAGACGGCGTAATAGAAATTGTTTTACAAGCCTGCCATACATTTGCAATAGAATCAACTTCGGTAAATAAATTCGTTACCGAAAAAAAAGGAAAGCCTTACATGTACATAGAATCCGATTATTCAATGAACGATATAGGTCAGGTTTCAACGAGAGTGGAAGCTTTTTTGGAAATGTTGTAA